A region of Leifsonia xyli DNA encodes the following proteins:
- a CDS encoding chromosome partitioning protein, with protein MDEASVAAKPGPTGRPLRAFPEPAPLAQHGPAKIIALCNQKGGVGKTTTSINLGASLADYGRRVLAVDFDPQGALSAGLGARTHDVTTIYDLLLNRNADVQGAIQSTSVPNLDIIPANIDLSAAEVHLVNEVAREQILAGVLRKVANDYDVILVDCQPSLGILTVNALTASHGVLIPLECEYFALRGVALLIETIDKVRERLNPAIELDGILATMYDSRTLHSREVLERVVDAFGDRVLETVISRTVKFPDASVAARPITQFAPEHQAAEAYRQLARELVFRGAVA; from the coding sequence ATGGATGAGGCATCCGTCGCCGCGAAGCCCGGGCCCACCGGCCGTCCGCTGCGTGCATTCCCGGAGCCGGCCCCCCTCGCGCAGCACGGCCCGGCCAAGATCATCGCCCTCTGCAACCAGAAGGGCGGCGTCGGCAAGACGACCACGAGCATCAACCTCGGCGCCTCGCTCGCCGACTACGGCCGCCGCGTCCTCGCGGTCGACTTCGATCCGCAGGGCGCGCTCTCGGCGGGTCTGGGCGCGCGGACGCACGACGTCACGACCATCTACGATCTCCTGCTCAATCGCAACGCGGACGTGCAGGGCGCCATCCAGTCGACATCGGTCCCGAACCTCGACATCATCCCGGCCAACATCGACCTGTCCGCCGCCGAGGTGCACCTCGTCAACGAGGTCGCCCGCGAGCAGATCCTGGCCGGCGTGCTGCGCAAGGTCGCGAACGACTACGACGTGATCCTGGTCGACTGCCAGCCGTCGCTCGGCATCCTGACCGTGAACGCGCTGACCGCGAGCCACGGCGTCCTCATCCCGCTCGAGTGCGAGTACTTCGCGCTGCGCGGCGTCGCCCTGCTCATCGAGACCATCGACAAGGTGCGCGAGCGGCTGAACCCGGCGATCGAGCTCGACGGCATCCTCGCCACCATGTACGACTCGCGCACGCTGCACTCCCGCGAGGTGCTGGAGCGCGTCGTCGATGCCTTCGGTGATCGCGTCCTCGAGACCGTCATCTCGCGCACGGTGAAGTTCCCGGACGCATCGGTCGCGGCACGCCCGATCACGCAGTTCGCGCCCGAGCACCAGGCCGCGGAGGCGTACCGGCAGCTGGCGCGGGAACTGGTGTTCCGTGGCGCCGTCGCCTGA
- a CDS encoding chromosome segregation protein ScpA, with protein MAPSPDLPDVAQPEDAPGFRVSLGDFEGPFDLLLSLITKHELDITEISLSKVTDEFIAYLRRLDTDDSLDEASEFLLVAATLLDLKVAGLLPQGELVDAEDVALLEARDLLFARLLQYRAFKEASAWFAQRLEAEGARHARLVRLEDKFRQRTPELVWTLSLDDFAALATLAMTPREVPVVGLDHLHAPLVSIREQAAIVVGMLRHGEPMSFRQLVAGAEQKGVVVARFLAVLELYRRAALAFEQLEPLGELTLRWTAEHWSEENLSNLGADYDG; from the coding sequence GTGGCGCCGTCGCCTGACCTGCCCGACGTCGCGCAGCCGGAGGACGCCCCGGGCTTCCGCGTGTCCCTCGGCGACTTCGAGGGTCCCTTCGACCTGCTCCTGTCGCTGATCACCAAGCACGAGCTGGACATCACCGAGATCTCGCTCAGTAAAGTCACCGACGAGTTCATCGCCTACCTGCGCCGGCTCGACACCGACGACAGCCTGGACGAGGCGAGCGAGTTCCTGCTCGTCGCCGCGACCCTGCTCGACCTCAAGGTGGCCGGACTCCTGCCGCAGGGCGAGCTGGTGGATGCAGAGGACGTCGCGCTGCTCGAGGCCCGCGACCTCCTGTTCGCCCGCCTGCTGCAGTACCGGGCCTTCAAGGAGGCGTCAGCCTGGTTCGCGCAGCGGCTCGAGGCCGAGGGCGCCCGGCATGCGCGCCTGGTGCGGCTGGAGGACAAGTTCCGGCAGCGCACGCCCGAGTTGGTGTGGACGCTCAGCCTCGACGACTTCGCCGCCCTCGCGACCCTGGCGATGACGCCGCGGGAGGTGCCCGTCGTCGGGCTGGACCACCTGCACGCGCCGCTGGTCAGCATCCGGGAGCAGGCGGCGATCGTCGTCGGGATGCTGCGGCACGGCGAGCCGATGAGCTTCCGGCAGCTGGTGGCCGGCGCCGAGCAGAAGGGGGTCGTCGTGGCGCGCTTCCTGGCGGTGCTGGAGCTGTACCGGCGCGCGGCGCTCGCCTTCGAGCAGCTGGAACCGCTCGGGGAGCTGACGCTGCGGTGGACCGCCGAGCACTGGTCCGAGGAGAATCTTTCGAACTTGGGAGCCGACTATGACGGTTGA
- a CDS encoding SMC-Scp complex subunit ScpB, translating to MTVEDVADDVVEDAVVSGDEVTDTTEVPAPVEDAQIERALEAILMVADEPMSLVTLATAVGAPVKRVRAAITALVADFDGEGGGVRRGFELREVGGGWRIYVREEFDAVVSGYVLQQNPTKLSQAALETLAVIAYKQPISRGAIASIRAVNVDSVVRTLLGRGLITELFTDSETGAINYGTTDLLLSQLGINSIEELPKISPLLSDGVDGFEGDVR from the coding sequence ATGACGGTTGAGGATGTGGCCGACGACGTCGTCGAGGATGCGGTTGTCAGCGGCGACGAGGTGACGGACACCACCGAGGTGCCGGCGCCCGTGGAGGACGCGCAGATCGAGCGGGCGCTGGAGGCCATCCTGATGGTCGCCGACGAGCCGATGAGCCTGGTGACGCTGGCGACGGCGGTCGGCGCGCCCGTGAAGCGGGTGCGCGCGGCGATCACGGCGCTGGTCGCCGACTTCGACGGCGAGGGGGGCGGCGTCCGGCGCGGGTTCGAGCTGCGCGAGGTCGGCGGTGGATGGAGGATCTACGTCCGCGAGGAGTTCGACGCCGTCGTCTCGGGATACGTCCTGCAGCAGAACCCGACCAAGCTGTCCCAGGCGGCCCTGGAGACGCTGGCCGTGATCGCCTACAAGCAGCCGATCAGCCGCGGCGCCATCGCATCCATCCGCGCCGTCAACGTAGACTCGGTGGTGCGGACGCTGCTCGGCCGCGGCCTGATCACCGAGCTGTTCACGGACAGCGAGACCGGTGCGATCAACTACGGCACCACCGACCTGCTGCTCAGCCAGCTCGGCATCAACTCGATCGAGGAGCTGCCGAAGATCTCGCCGCTGCTCAGCGACGGCGTGGACGGGTTCGAGGGCGATGTCCGCTGA
- a CDS encoding MFS transporter: protein MSAENGAQGSQGERLQKVMAAAGVASRRVSEELIVAGRVTVNGKVVQELGTRVDPAVDKVAVDGTAVQLDTSRRYVMLNKPVGVVSSMRDEQGRPDLSRFTAQYPERLFNVGRLDAETSGLLILTNDGELAHVLAHPSFGVTKTYIARVRGVMTPQTIGQLTKGVELEDGPIAADKARLLQSNQRDGESLVEITLHSGRNRIVRRMLAEVGHPVVELVRRQFGPLHLGTLKVGHLRDLTKDELGKLLTISREG, encoded by the coding sequence ATGTCCGCTGAGAACGGGGCGCAGGGCTCGCAGGGCGAGCGTCTGCAGAAGGTGATGGCGGCGGCAGGCGTGGCGTCCCGTCGCGTCTCCGAGGAGCTCATCGTCGCCGGGCGGGTGACGGTGAACGGGAAGGTCGTCCAGGAGCTCGGCACGCGCGTCGACCCCGCGGTCGACAAGGTCGCGGTGGACGGCACCGCGGTGCAGCTCGACACCTCCCGCCGCTACGTCATGCTCAACAAGCCGGTCGGCGTGGTCAGCTCGATGCGCGACGAGCAGGGGCGTCCCGACTTGTCGCGGTTCACGGCGCAGTACCCCGAACGGCTGTTCAACGTCGGGCGACTGGATGCGGAGACCTCGGGCCTGCTCATCCTCACCAACGACGGCGAGCTGGCGCACGTTCTCGCGCATCCGTCGTTCGGGGTCACGAAGACCTATATCGCGCGCGTGCGCGGCGTGATGACGCCGCAGACGATCGGACAGCTGACGAAGGGCGTGGAGCTCGAGGACGGCCCGATCGCCGCCGACAAGGCGCGCCTGCTGCAGTCGAACCAGCGGGACGGCGAGTCGCTGGTCGAGATCACGCTGCACTCCGGCCGCAACCGGATCGTGAGGCGGATGCTCGCCGAGGTCGGACACCCGGTGGTGGAACTGGTGCGCCGGCAGTTCGGCCCGCTGCACCTCGGAACGCTGAAGGTCGGCCATCTGCGCGACCTCACGAAGGACGAGCTCGGCAAGCTGCTGACCATCTCCCGCGAGGGCTGA
- a CDS encoding prephenate dehydrogenase: MTDTPARLAGPVRVVGAGLLGASVGLGLRARGVDVVLADASPAHLRLAADYGAGRVDDGGVEPALIVVAVPPDLTGRVVADELAAHPEAVVTDVASVKVAPLAELEGSGLDLSRYVGGHPLAGRERGGPSSARADLFIGRPWVVAARPENPRSAVSLVEALILDLGATPVEMDADQHDAAVALVSHAPQIVSSLMAKRLADSPDAALALAGQGVRDVTRIAASEPELWVQILGANAPAIVEILRAYRDDLDRVLVALGDVDAAGARRTIAEEIAGGNAGVSRLPGKHGQDRRYARFVVMVEDRPGELARLLNELGELGVNMEDLRLEHSPGAPFGLADIAVLPEVEHRTVTDLTERGWRITG; the protein is encoded by the coding sequence GTGACTGACACTCCCGCCCGCCTCGCCGGCCCTGTCCGCGTCGTCGGCGCGGGGCTGCTCGGCGCCTCCGTCGGACTCGGGCTGCGCGCCCGCGGTGTCGACGTCGTGCTCGCCGACGCCTCGCCCGCCCACCTGCGGCTGGCGGCGGACTATGGCGCCGGTCGCGTGGACGACGGGGGAGTGGAACCGGCCCTCATCGTGGTCGCGGTGCCGCCGGATCTGACCGGCCGGGTCGTCGCCGACGAGCTGGCGGCGCATCCGGAGGCGGTGGTCACGGATGTGGCAAGCGTCAAGGTCGCGCCGCTCGCCGAACTCGAGGGCTCCGGGCTCGACCTCTCGCGCTACGTCGGCGGGCATCCGCTGGCCGGGCGCGAGCGCGGCGGTCCCTCCTCGGCGCGCGCCGACCTCTTCATCGGGCGGCCGTGGGTCGTCGCCGCGCGGCCCGAGAACCCGCGCTCCGCGGTCAGTCTCGTCGAGGCGCTCATCCTCGACCTCGGCGCCACCCCGGTGGAGATGGATGCGGATCAGCACGACGCCGCCGTCGCGCTCGTCTCGCACGCTCCCCAGATCGTGTCCTCGCTCATGGCGAAGCGACTGGCAGACTCCCCGGACGCTGCGCTCGCGCTGGCCGGGCAAGGCGTGCGAGACGTCACGCGCATCGCGGCGAGCGAGCCCGAACTGTGGGTGCAGATCCTCGGAGCGAATGCTCCGGCGATCGTCGAGATCCTGCGGGCCTACCGCGACGATCTCGACCGCGTGCTGGTCGCCCTCGGCGACGTCGACGCCGCCGGCGCCCGGCGCACGATCGCGGAGGAGATCGCCGGCGGCAACGCGGGCGTCTCGCGCCTTCCGGGCAAGCACGGCCAGGACCGCAGGTATGCGCGCTTCGTCGTGATGGTCGAGGACCGCCCGGGCGAACTGGCCCGGCTGCTGAACGAGCTCGGCGAGCTCGGCGTCAACATGGAGGACCTGCGGCTCGAGCACTCGCCGGGAGCACCGTTCGGCCTCGCCGACATCGCCGTGCTGCCCGAGGTCGAGCACCGCACCGTGACGGACCTGACAGAACGTGGATGGAGGATCACCGGATGA
- a CDS encoding cytidylate kinase, with protein sequence MTETIVAGVDGPAGSGKSSVSKAAARRLGWAYLDTGAAYRALAWYVVARELDPTDAGAVIDALPDFDYRIGTDPDTYHVFVGDTDVTETIRTPEVTAVVAPIARVPEVRAFLTQLFRDIIRRTDRDGIVVEGRDITTVVCPDAPVRILLTADEAARIARRSAELIGHSAAHVGEALHRRDAADSRVVDFMNAAEGVTTVDSTDLDFDQTVDAVIQVVQKAAHV encoded by the coding sequence ATGACCGAGACGATCGTGGCCGGGGTCGACGGACCCGCGGGCAGTGGCAAGTCGAGCGTCAGCAAGGCGGCCGCACGCCGGCTGGGCTGGGCGTACCTCGACACCGGGGCCGCCTACCGCGCCCTGGCCTGGTACGTCGTCGCGCGCGAACTCGACCCCACGGATGCGGGAGCCGTCATCGACGCCCTGCCCGACTTCGACTACCGGATCGGCACCGACCCGGACACCTACCACGTGTTCGTCGGCGACACCGACGTGACCGAGACCATCCGCACCCCGGAGGTGACCGCCGTCGTCGCGCCGATCGCGAGGGTGCCGGAGGTGCGCGCGTTCCTCACGCAGCTGTTCCGCGACATCATCCGGCGGACCGACCGCGACGGGATCGTCGTAGAGGGCCGCGACATCACCACCGTGGTGTGCCCGGATGCTCCGGTCCGCATCCTGCTCACCGCGGACGAAGCCGCTAGAATAGCGAGGCGTTCCGCGGAGCTGATCGGCCATTCCGCCGCCCACGTCGGTGAGGCTCTGCACAGGCGCGACGCGGCGGACTCCCGCGTCGTCGACTTCATGAACGCCGCAGAAGGCGTCACCACCGTCGACTCCACCGACCTCGACTTCGACCAGACCGTTGACGCTGTCATCCAGGTCGTACAGAAAGCAGCCCATGTCTGA
- a CDS encoding ribosome biogenesis GTPase Der encodes MSDIENEPTGEDDLVARLSDLDEDLAVQRANALRSGLEEYELDESDLDILDIAGEDVEGISYLPALPVLAIVGRPNVGKSALVNRILGRREAVVEDTPGVTRDRVSYQAEWNGRRFTLVDTGGWEPDARGIDASVAAQAEVAIDLADAVLFVVDATVGATSTDEHVVRLLRKTKKPVFLAANKVDDARQEPYATELWSLGLGEPHPVSALHGRGVADLLDEILKVLPQESAVAKREIGGPRRVAIIGRPNVGKSSLLNKTAGEERVVVNELAGTTRDPVDEQVELGGKVWRFVDTAGIRRRVHLQQGADFYASLRTSTALEKAEVAVVVLDVSEPISEQDVRIIDLVLESGRALVLAFNKWDLLDDDRRRYLEREIEQDLAHVSWAPRVNISARTGRHLEKLVPALELALESWDTRIPTGKFNAFLAELTAAHPHPVRGGKQPRILFGTQASSRPPTFVVFTTGFLDPGYRRYIIRRLREVYGFEGTPIVLNMRVREKRKR; translated from the coding sequence ATGTCTGACATCGAAAACGAGCCCACCGGCGAGGACGACCTCGTCGCCCGGCTCTCCGACCTCGACGAGGACCTCGCGGTCCAGCGCGCCAACGCGCTGCGCAGCGGCCTCGAGGAGTACGAGCTCGACGAGAGCGACCTCGACATCCTCGATATCGCCGGCGAGGACGTCGAGGGCATCTCCTACCTGCCCGCGCTCCCGGTGCTCGCGATCGTCGGCCGCCCGAACGTCGGCAAGTCCGCGCTCGTCAACCGCATCCTGGGCCGCCGCGAGGCCGTCGTCGAGGACACCCCGGGTGTCACACGCGACCGCGTCTCGTACCAGGCGGAGTGGAACGGCCGCCGCTTCACCCTCGTCGACACCGGCGGGTGGGAGCCCGACGCCCGCGGCATCGACGCGTCCGTCGCCGCGCAGGCCGAGGTCGCGATCGATCTGGCCGACGCCGTCCTCTTCGTCGTGGATGCGACCGTCGGCGCGACCTCGACCGACGAGCACGTCGTCCGGCTGCTCCGCAAGACCAAGAAGCCCGTCTTCCTCGCGGCCAACAAGGTGGACGACGCCCGCCAGGAGCCGTACGCCACCGAGCTGTGGTCGCTGGGTCTGGGCGAACCGCATCCCGTTTCTGCCCTGCACGGCCGCGGTGTCGCCGACCTGCTGGACGAGATCCTGAAGGTACTGCCCCAGGAGTCGGCGGTCGCCAAGCGCGAGATCGGCGGACCCCGCCGCGTTGCGATCATCGGCCGCCCGAACGTCGGCAAGTCGTCTCTTCTGAACAAGACCGCGGGCGAGGAGCGTGTGGTCGTCAACGAGCTGGCGGGCACCACCCGCGACCCGGTGGACGAGCAGGTCGAGCTGGGCGGCAAGGTGTGGCGCTTCGTCGACACCGCCGGTATCCGCCGTCGCGTGCACCTGCAGCAGGGCGCCGACTTCTACGCGTCCCTCCGCACGTCCACCGCGCTGGAAAAGGCGGAGGTCGCCGTCGTCGTGCTCGACGTGAGCGAGCCGATCAGCGAGCAGGACGTCCGCATCATCGACCTCGTCCTCGAGTCCGGCCGCGCGCTGGTGCTGGCGTTCAACAAGTGGGACCTGCTGGACGACGACCGCCGCCGCTACCTGGAGCGCGAGATCGAGCAGGATCTCGCCCACGTCTCCTGGGCGCCCCGCGTCAACATCTCGGCGCGCACCGGCCGTCACCTCGAGAAGCTGGTGCCGGCGCTGGAGCTCGCGCTCGAGTCGTGGGACACCCGCATCCCGACGGGCAAGTTCAACGCGTTCCTCGCCGAGCTGACCGCGGCGCACCCGCACCCGGTCCGCGGCGGCAAGCAGCCGCGCATCCTGTTCGGCACCCAGGCGTCGAGCCGGCCGCCGACATTCGTGGTGTTCACCACCGGGTTCCTCGACCCGGGGTACCGGCGGTACATCATCCGCCGGCTCCGCGAGGTCTACGGTTTCGAGGGCACGCCGATCGTCCTCAACATGCGCGTCCGGGAGAAGCGCAAGCGCTAG
- a CDS encoding glycosyl hydrolase family 18 has protein sequence MAKQKKAAAADAVERAQAPEADSGRRLSPWRVIGAGLVAVIVVSAGAVGLQWWSARAAVDAKPWFASYVDVTATPRFAFENLGGTPTKDAVLSFVVSSKRDGCAPSWGAAYSLDEARGSLDLDRRIARLQQQGGTVAVSFGGQRNDELAVACEDPSALKKAYAEVVDRYKIGTIDLDLEGTGLTDRDAAQRRASAIAALQQERRAAGKGLAVWLTLPVAPTGLTADGTDAIAAMLKAKVDIAGVNVMTMDFGDAKNAKTSMAKTAEQAVSATQRQLGILYDRAKLHQSDPSLWAKLGATPMIGQNDVQAEVFSLADAASFNTWAVSNGLGRMSMWSANRDKTCGSNYVDLTVVSDACSGVSQGKKTFAGVLSKGFDGRIGLGEGQVTTAEPTSAATKDDPATSPYPIWATKNSYLKGAKVVWHHNVYQAKWWTKGDVPDNPVLNAWETPWELVGPVLPGETPIPQPTLPAGTYPTWSGTTAYDKGQRILFDGVPFEAKWWTQGDSPEAASADPDSSPWTPLTQDEIDQIVGGSPSR, from the coding sequence ATGGCGAAGCAGAAGAAGGCGGCCGCCGCCGACGCGGTCGAGCGCGCGCAGGCCCCCGAGGCCGACAGCGGGCGACGCCTCTCCCCGTGGCGGGTCATCGGCGCCGGGCTCGTCGCCGTGATCGTCGTCAGCGCAGGGGCCGTCGGCCTGCAGTGGTGGAGCGCCCGGGCGGCGGTCGACGCCAAACCGTGGTTCGCCTCCTATGTGGATGTGACCGCGACCCCGCGGTTCGCCTTCGAGAACCTCGGGGGCACGCCGACGAAGGATGCAGTCCTCTCGTTCGTGGTCTCCTCCAAGCGCGACGGATGCGCGCCCAGCTGGGGCGCCGCGTACTCGCTCGACGAGGCCCGCGGCTCCCTCGACCTGGACCGTCGCATCGCGCGCCTGCAGCAGCAGGGCGGGACGGTCGCCGTCTCGTTCGGCGGCCAGCGGAACGACGAGCTCGCCGTCGCCTGCGAGGATCCGTCCGCGCTGAAGAAGGCGTACGCCGAGGTGGTGGACCGGTACAAGATCGGCACGATCGACCTCGACCTCGAGGGCACCGGTCTCACGGACCGCGACGCCGCCCAGCGACGCGCCTCCGCGATCGCCGCGCTGCAGCAGGAGCGCCGCGCCGCCGGAAAGGGCCTCGCCGTCTGGCTGACCCTGCCCGTCGCCCCGACCGGCCTCACCGCCGACGGGACCGACGCCATCGCCGCGATGCTGAAGGCGAAGGTCGACATCGCCGGCGTGAACGTCATGACCATGGACTTCGGCGACGCCAAGAACGCCAAGACCTCGATGGCGAAGACCGCCGAGCAGGCCGTCTCCGCCACCCAGCGCCAGCTCGGCATCCTGTACGACCGCGCGAAGCTGCACCAAAGCGACCCGAGCCTGTGGGCGAAGCTCGGCGCGACTCCGATGATCGGACAGAACGACGTCCAGGCCGAGGTCTTCTCGCTGGCGGACGCCGCGTCCTTCAACACGTGGGCCGTGTCGAACGGCCTCGGCCGCATGTCGATGTGGTCGGCGAACCGCGACAAGACCTGCGGCTCCAACTACGTCGACCTGACCGTCGTGTCCGACGCCTGCAGCGGTGTCAGCCAGGGCAAGAAGACGTTCGCCGGTGTGCTCTCGAAGGGCTTCGACGGTCGCATCGGGCTGGGGGAGGGCCAGGTCACCACGGCCGAGCCGACCTCCGCCGCCACCAAGGACGACCCCGCCACCTCGCCGTACCCGATCTGGGCGACGAAGAACTCGTACCTGAAGGGCGCGAAGGTCGTCTGGCACCACAACGTCTATCAGGCCAAGTGGTGGACCAAGGGCGACGTCCCCGACAACCCGGTCCTGAACGCGTGGGAGACGCCGTGGGAGCTGGTGGGCCCGGTGCTGCCGGGCGAGACGCCCATCCCGCAGCCGACGCTCCCGGCGGGGACGTACCCGACGTGGAGCGGGACGACCGCCTACGACAAGGGCCAGCGCATCCTGTTCGACGGCGTGCCCTTCGAGGCCAAGTGGTGGACGCAGGGCGACAGCCCCGAGGCCGCCAGCGCCGACCCCGACTCGTCGCCGTGGACCCCGCTCACGCAGGACGAGATCGACCAGATCGTCGGCGGCTCCCCGAGCCGCTGA
- a CDS encoding DNA-binding response regulator: MIRIALADDHPVVRAGLRAMLAGDPELEIVGEAGTPDDAVALASEKAPDVVLMDLQFGTETTGADATRRIRDLPAPPAVLVLTNYDTDGDILGAVEAGASGYLLKDAPPDELIAAIRAAAAGETALAPAIAGRLLARMREPRPTLSRREVEVLQLVADGAANTEIAGRLYISDATVKSHLVHIYTKLGVSSRTAAVAAAREVGILR; this comes from the coding sequence ATGATCCGGATCGCCCTCGCCGACGACCATCCGGTCGTCCGCGCCGGCCTGCGCGCCATGCTCGCCGGCGACCCGGAGCTGGAGATCGTCGGCGAGGCCGGCACCCCCGACGACGCCGTCGCGCTGGCGAGCGAGAAGGCTCCGGATGTCGTGCTGATGGATCTGCAATTCGGCACCGAGACGACCGGGGCGGACGCGACGCGACGCATCCGGGACCTCCCCGCGCCACCGGCCGTCCTCGTGCTGACGAATTACGACACCGACGGCGACATCCTGGGCGCGGTGGAGGCGGGAGCCAGCGGCTACCTGCTGAAGGACGCGCCCCCCGACGAGCTGATCGCCGCGATCAGGGCCGCAGCCGCAGGCGAGACGGCCCTCGCCCCCGCCATCGCCGGCCGGCTGCTCGCCCGCATGCGCGAGCCGCGTCCGACCCTCAGCAGGCGCGAGGTGGAGGTGCTCCAGCTGGTCGCGGACGGCGCGGCGAACACGGAGATCGCGGGACGCCTGTACATCAGCGACGCGACGGTGAAGTCGCACCTGGTGCACATCTACACGAAGCTCGGGGTGTCGTCGCGCACGGCCGCGGTCGCGGCGGCGCGGGAGGTGGGGATTCTGCGGTGA